A DNA window from Bos mutus isolate GX-2022 chromosome 11, NWIPB_WYAK_1.1, whole genome shotgun sequence contains the following coding sequences:
- the FUT7 gene encoding alpha-(1,3)-fucosyltransferase 7 — protein sequence MQNAGLSPTPSLRALGGLAVAALLSTVWLWWRLGAAPGGAPAPQPTTTILVWHWPFASQPPELPGDTCTRYGVARCRLTVNRSLLAGADAVVFHHRELQTQQARLPLAERPRGQPWVWASMESPSHTRGLGRLRGVFNWVLSYRRDSDIFVPYGRLEPREGPAPPLPAKRGMAAWVVSNFQKRQRRVQLYRQLALHLQVDVFGRAAGQPLCASCLLRAVAGYRFYLSFENSEHRDYITEKFWRNALLAGAVPVVLGPPRAAYEAVAPPDAFVHVDDFGSARELAAFLTSMNESCYRRYFAWRDRFRVRLFSDWRERFCAICARFPQLPRGQVYQDLEGWFQA from the exons ATGCAGAATGCTG ggcTCAGCCCCACTCCGAGCCTCCGGGCTCTGGGGGGCCTGGCCGTGGCGGCCCTTCTCTCCACTGTCTGGCTCTGGTGGCGGCTTGGGGCGGCCCCCGGGGGAGCCCCAGCCCCACAGCCCACGACCACCATCCTCGTCTGGCACTGGCCATTTGCCAGCCAGCCCCCAGAGCTGCCCGGGGACACCTGCACCAGGTACGGGGTGGCCCGCTGCCGCCTGACCGTCAACCGCAGCCTGCTGGCCGGCGCCGACGCCGTGGTCTTCCACCACCGAGAGCTGCAGACCCAGCAGGCCCGCCTGCCCCTGGCTGAGCGGCCGCGGGGCCAGCCCTGGGTGTGGGCCTCCATGGAGTCGCCCAGCCACACCCGCGGCCTCGGCCGCCTCCGAGGGGTCTTCAACTGGGTGCTGAGCTACCGGCGTGACTCGGACATCTTTGTGCCCTACGGCCGCCTGGAGCCCCGTGAGGGGCCGGCGCCTCCGCTGCCGGCCAAGCGCGGGATGGCCGCCTGGGTGGTCAGCAACTTCCAGAAGCGGCAGCGGCGCGTGCAGCTGTACCGGCAGCTGGCGCTGCACCTGCAGGTGGATGTGTTCGGCCGCGCGGCCGGGCAGCCCCTGTGCGCCAGCTGCCTTCTGCGCGCCGTGGCTGGCTACCGCTTCTATCTGTCCTTCGAGAACTCCGAGCACCGGGACTACATCACCGAGAAGTTCTGGCGCAACGCGCTGTTGGCCGGCGCCGTGCCCGTGGTGTTGGGCCCGCCGAGGGCCGCCTACGAGGCCGTCGCCCCGCCCGATGCCTTCGTGCACGTGGACGACTTCGGCTCCGCCCGCGAGCTGGCCGCCTTCCTCACCAGCATGAACGAGAGCTGCTATCGGCGCTACTTCGCGTGGCGAGACCGGTTCCGCGTGCGGTTGTTCAGCGACTGGCGAGAGCGCTTCTGTGCCATCTGTGCCCGGTTCCCCCAGCTGCCCCGTGGCCAGGTCTACCAGGACCTTGAGGGCTGGTTCCAGGCCTGA